AAAAAATAAAGCAAAAAAAAATACGATAAGGACCATCCATCCTTATCGTATCTATTATAATAACTATACTTATTTAGTCTCTGGTAACCAAGAGTTTACTAAATCCATATGATTGTTTTTCCATTCTCTTGCTACATCTTCAGGAGTCTTATCGTCGCCTGCATCAGCAATCGCACCCATTAAATCTCCTAATTCAGCAATATCCATTTCGAAGTTTGCTAAGAATTCTGCAACTTCTGGCATGTCGTCTTTTAAACCTTTACGAGCAACTGTTTTAATTACCTCAGCATCACCGTAAATACCTTTAGGATCATCTAAGAATTTAAGTTCCCATTTTGCAAATTTCCAGTGTGGGTTCCATCCTGTAACAACTACGAACTCTTCATTATCAATCTTGTCACCTAAAGTAGCTGTCATAGCAGGACCACTTGATGCCATTAATTCAAGGTCAGTTATATCATAGTTATCGGCAGTCATCGCTGTTTCTGTAGTAGCCATAATCCCAGCACCTGAATCGATACCAATGATTTCTCCGTCAAATTTATCAGCATTTGCATTTAAATCAGCAATTGATGTAATACCTGCATCGTATACATACTTAGGTACTACTAATCCAATCTTTGCACCTTCGAAGTTAGTACCAAGTACCTCTACATTATCACTATGTTGATCCATATATGATTTATGTGTTACTGGTAACCAAGTATCCATAAATGCATCTGTTCCGCCACCTACTACATCTTGGAAGATTGGCCCAACATCTGCAGTTGTAACCTCAACATCATAATCCATTTCGTCTTCTAAAATTACTTTAGCTAAATTAGTCATTGCTATACCTTCAGCCCAGTTAACAACACCTAAGTTTACTTCTTTCTTTTCACCTTCACAACCGGCTACTAAAACAACTGCTGCAACTAAAACTACAGCAAACATTTTCTTAATTAAATGTGATTTCATCATACTAATTTCCTCCTTATAATAATTTTAAAGATACCGTCCTCTATCCCCTGAGACTTAACATCTCATACACCAATATTTATTAATTATTTATTAGTTTTCATTTGTACCTAACGCGTGTGTAATTCGATCTAACACCATCGCCAAGATTACAATAGAAATTCCACTTTCAAATCCTTGACCAATTTTTAACTGTGTAATACTATTATAAACTTCAAGTCCAAGTCCTTTAGCACCAATCATAGCTGATATAACAACCATTGATAATGCCAACATGATCGTTTGATTTAATCCTGCCATAATCGTTGGCTTAGCGAGTGGTAACTGTACTTTAAATAACAATTGCTTGCTTGTCGTACCAAATGACTCCGCAGCCTCAACAACGTCACCAGGCACTTGACGAATTCCAAGGTTTGTTAATCGTACCGCTGGTGGCATTGAGAAAATAATCGTTGCAAATACTCCCGGAACAGTTCCTAATTGGAAAAATAATACTGCCGGAATTAAATACACATATGCTGGCAATGTCTGCATCAAGTCTAGAATAGGACGTACTGCAGAATCAACGCGTTCATGCCTAGCTGAATAGATTCCTACTGGTATTCCAACTATAACTGCGATTATGGTAGAGACCATCACCATCGATAAAGTTAATACCATTTGATCCCAATATCCCATAAAATTAATAGTAAATAATCCAATAAAAGTAAATATTGCAACCTTTCTACCACTTAAATAATTGGCTAATGCAGTGATTAATAATAATAGCAGTAATCCTGGTATTAAACTAAGCACTAATACGATTCCATCAACTGAATAATCAATTAAAAACTTAATTGGTGTGAAAATGAAATCTAGGTTGTCTTTCATCCAGTTAACGATATTTGCAAATATTTTTCCTATAGTCATTTGAGTGAAAAATAATATGTTTATTATAATTAATCCAATTGTAGTATTCATTATAATTGTTTTCTTTTTCGTAATGTATGCTACTGAACCAAGTATTGCAATTGAAAGTATAGCAAACATTAATTTTCCTATTAAACCAGAAAATATGTTTGGTAACATTTCATAAATTATATCTGATAATTGAAATGATGTCATTAAATTAATCAAGAGCATCCACCTCCTGAGCTAGGCCTTCTAGGAATGTTTGTCGTGTTATAAATCCTAGGTAATTTTCTTCTTTATCTAAAACAGCTAACGGGTAACTCGTATTAGCTACTAGATTATATAATTTTTCCATCTTAGTATTTTTATGAACGGTTTGTATTTCTTTCGCAGGAATCATAATATTTTTAAGTGAATCATAGTTCACGACTTCTAGTTGGTCGACTTCTTTCTTTCGTATTAACCCTTTTAATTTACCGTTATTTTGTTTAATAAAAGTAAATTTAGCATCTTTATCATTTATGTTCTTAATAACTGACTCTACATTCGTTTCACTTAATGTCGTTGCATGATTACTATTCATAATAGCACCAGTAGAGATGATTTTTGCAAAGTTAACATCCTCAACGAAGTCTTTTACGTAATCATCTGCTGGATTTATAAGAATATCTTCAGCTGTTCCGATTTGAACAACTTCTCCATCCTTCATTATAGCAATCCGATCTCCTACTCGTAACGCTTCATCTAAGTCATGAGTAATAAATACTATTGTCTTATGAAGTTTATCTTGTATTTTAAGAATTTCATCTTGCATTTGCTTTCTAATAAGTGGATCTAATGCACTAAATGCTTCATCCATAAGAATTATATCAGCGTCTGTAGCTAGTGCTCTTGCTAATCCTACTCGTTGTTGCATACCACCACTTAATTCTTTTGGTAGAGAGTCTTCAAACCCTTGTAAATCCACAAGTTCAATAGCCTCTAAAGCCTTTTGTTTTCGATCTTCATAATCAACACCTTGAATTGTTAGTCCAAACATAACATTTTCAAGCACCGTTTTGTGTGGCAACAGTCCAAATCGTTGAAACACCATTGAAACTTTTTGACGTCTTATCTCTAGAAGGCGTTCATCATCTACCTTCGAGATATCCTCACCCTCAAGTAGAATTTCTCCTGAAGTAGGTTCAATTAGTTTATTAAGACATCTTACTAGTGTAGATTTCCCACTACCTGATAGTCCCATAATAACAAAAAATTCACCTCTGTTAATATTTAAATTAACATCCTTCAGTCCTACCGTAAGACCTAATTCGTTTAGTATATCGATTTTTGATACACCATTGTTAATCAGTTCTAATGCTTTTTCTGGCTGTTCACCAAATACTTTAGTAACACCTTTTAATTCTAAAACTGACATAACTTCACCTCCAAAATTTATCACATATTACACTATTTACTAAATTAAATAAAAATAAAAAGGCACTCTAACTCTATCATGTTACATAGAGTTAGAGTGCCTTAGTTTCGCCACTTGTATGACTCACTACATACCACAAATAAACATTAAAAAGGTTTACTCATAGTATCGTTCAGATCCAATATGAACCTGAACAGACCCCAGTTCTAATATCATTGTTTTTCAGTATTAAGTTTCACTACCTTATGTTAGTTTACGTAAACCTGCTTATGCATGTCTAAGCTCACCAACTAGTTACTACTTAAACTTACTTCACAGTACTAGTTTAAATAAATTTGTTTTTTACGACGTTATTAAATTTATCATAATTTATTTAAACTGTCAAATTTACTTAATATATACAATTTTGCAATAAACTATACAGAAATGTAAAAAGTTATCTCTAATTTTCATAAAAAATTACTTATTATACCGTTTTCATACTGTTTTTTGGTATTTTTATGTTAAATCTTAACTAATTTATTGTCTATACTATTATATCGGCGAAACTTTTATATAGTACAAATCCTTAATTTTAATTCAATGAAAACGTTTAGCATTTACGAAATTGCTTATAGCTTATGGTATCATACTTAAATATTCAATACTTATCATTATATTTTTTTTAC
The DNA window shown above is from Haloplasma contractile SSD-17B and carries:
- a CDS encoding glycine betaine ABC transporter substrate-binding protein, which codes for MMKSHLIKKMFAVVLVAAVVLVAGCEGEKKEVNLGVVNWAEGIAMTNLAKVILEDEMDYDVEVTTADVGPIFQDVVGGGTDAFMDTWLPVTHKSYMDQHSDNVEVLGTNFEGAKIGLVVPKYVYDAGITSIADLNANADKFDGEIIGIDSGAGIMATTETAMTADNYDITDLELMASSGPAMTATLGDKIDNEEFVVVTGWNPHWKFAKWELKFLDDPKGIYGDAEVIKTVARKGLKDDMPEVAEFLANFEMDIAELGDLMGAIADAGDDKTPEDVAREWKNNHMDLVNSWLPETK
- a CDS encoding ABC transporter permease yields the protein MTIGKIFANIVNWMKDNLDFIFTPIKFLIDYSVDGIVLVLSLIPGLLLLLLITALANYLSGRKVAIFTFIGLFTINFMGYWDQMVLTLSMVMVSTIIAVIVGIPVGIYSARHERVDSAVRPILDLMQTLPAYVYLIPAVLFFQLGTVPGVFATIIFSMPPAVRLTNLGIRQVPGDVVEAAESFGTTSKQLLFKVQLPLAKPTIMAGLNQTIMLALSMVVISAMIGAKGLGLEVYNSITQLKIGQGFESGISIVILAMVLDRITHALGTNEN
- a CDS encoding quaternary amine ABC transporter ATP-binding protein translates to MSVLELKGVTKVFGEQPEKALELINNGVSKIDILNELGLTVGLKDVNLNINRGEFFVIMGLSGSGKSTLVRCLNKLIEPTSGEILLEGEDISKVDDERLLEIRRQKVSMVFQRFGLLPHKTVLENVMFGLTIQGVDYEDRKQKALEAIELVDLQGFEDSLPKELSGGMQQRVGLARALATDADIILMDEAFSALDPLIRKQMQDEILKIQDKLHKTIVFITHDLDEALRVGDRIAIMKDGEVVQIGTAEDILINPADDYVKDFVEDVNFAKIISTGAIMNSNHATTLSETNVESVIKNINDKDAKFTFIKQNNGKLKGLIRKKEVDQLEVVNYDSLKNIMIPAKEIQTVHKNTKMEKLYNLVANTSYPLAVLDKEENYLGFITRQTFLEGLAQEVDALD